The following nucleotide sequence is from Candidatus Eisenbacteria bacterium.
AACAGGATCGTGCCGATCAGCGCCTGACCCACGCTTGCGCGCGTTACGGTCGCGCCAGACACCAGAAGTGCGGCGATCGAGAACATGCCGACCTGCTCGTGCGAGCTGTAGGTGTTGAGCGTTCCCAGATTCTGCAGGAAGAACAGCTGCCCCCATGCAGCGAAAATGGTCGAGAGCACGGTGGCGATCACGCGGTTGCGCTCGACCGCGATGCCTGCGATGCCCGCGACGTGCGCGTCCTGGCCCATGGCGCGAAGTTGCTGGCCCAGTTTCGTGCGCAGGAAGAACAGGTTGAAGAGGCAGAACACCCCGATGAACAGGAACGATGCGACCGGCACGCGGATGGGGGATCCGCCGAGATGCATCTGCACCTTGATCAGGTCGTCGACCGCGTACTGGATCCCGATCAGGTCCACCGTGTTGCGAAGTCCGAATCCCTGCGGCAGCACCATGCCGGGGTCGCTGAACGGGATCAGCGCTCCGATCGCGAACAGGAATACGAGCTGATAGAAACCGTTCGCGAAGAACCCCGCGATCAGGCCGGTCACCATCTCGCGGCCCTTGGCGCGATTGAACAGCCAGCCGGTTCCGATGCCGAACACGATCGCGATCGGAGTCGCGACCGCGCACGCCAGTGCGAAGCCGCCGATGCCGCCGATCTTCCAGTGCGTGACGAGGATCGCGCCGATCTGCCCGGCCATGGCGCCGACCACGATCCCGAAGTTGAGACCCAGTCCGGCGAGGATCGGAATGAGCAGCGACAGCACGAGCAGTGAATTGCGGCTGAAGCGCACCAGCATCTCTCTCGCGAGGTACTCGGGCGTGATGTGCGCGGCCAGGATGCCGAACAGGCACAGCACCGCGAACAGCAGGGGCACCGCGGAGCGCGCCAACACCGCCATCGGGCCGCGCGGCGGTGGTGGAGTGCGGTTGGGAGGCGCCGGAGGTTTCGAAGCGTCGGCCACTAGCGGTCTCCCCGGCGGGTCAATGCGTACAGGATCATGCCGTTCTGGATGATCAGTCGCGCGGTTTCCGAGATGTCGCCCTGCACTACCTGACTCGTGACCGGCAGCGCGACGGTGAGGATGGTCTGGAACAGCAGTGTGCCGACGATCACGTGCGTGAGCGAGGCGCGCTGCACCGAGGCCCCGCCGATCAGGATGCAGGCGACCGCCGGGAACGCCATCAGCAGCGGTGCGGTGTAGAGCTGCAGGAAGCCGTACGACTGAGCGAACACCACGATGCCGAGTGCCGCGATCACGGTCGAGAGCACCGCGGCCTGCACGCGCGTGCGCGTGTCGGAAATTCCGGCGGCGAGTGCGAAGCGCGGATTCGAGCGTGCGGCCATGATCGAGATGCCGGCGCGCGAGCGGAAGAACAGGGCCACCAGCGCACAGGCGAGCGCCAGCATGACAAACGTGCCGGTCGGCACGCGCACGCCCCAGAGCTCGAACGCCCACAGGCGGTCGAGGATCTTGTCGTAGACGCCGCTCAAGGTGAGCGTGGTGCGCAGGCCGCGACCGCCGATCGACCAGATCAGCGTGGGGTTCGTGAACGGCGCCGTGATCCAGAAGATGCTCATCGCCGACACCACCGCGAAGCCCAGGTAGGTGCCGACCATCATCTCCTGCCCGCGCGTGCGGTTGAGCAGCCAGCCGTAGGCGAGCCCGGCGGGAATCGCGAACGCGACTCCGAGTGCTGCCGAGATGCCGAGTGCCGCCCATCCGGTGAGGCCCGAGTTGAGCGCGATCACGCACGAGACGAGCCCGCAGATGATTCCGATCGGGAGCCCGAAGTTGAGCCCGATGCCGCCCTGGATGGCGGGGAGCAGCGCCAGCACCAGAAGTCCGTTGCGGCCGACGCGCAGCAGCGAGTCGGTGATCAGAGACGCGATGTCCATCCGGGTCACGACCGCGACTCCGAACAGGATCACGAGGAACGCGCCGATCATGAGGCGCGGAAAGCCGATCTCGCGCAGGTGTTCGCGCAGCACGTCACGCATGCGCATGCCCCACTTCGCCGGCCATCGCGAGCCCGAACGCCTGATCGCTCGCATCGCTCGGAAGCGTCGCCACGATGCGACCGTGGTAGACGATCGCGATGCGGTCGCACAGCGCTCGCAGCTCGGCGAGCTCCGACGACGTCACGATCAGCGAGATGCCCTGGGTGGTATTGAGGTCGCGCAGGATGCCGAGCACCAGCTCCTTGGCGCCGATGTCGATGCCGCGCGTCGGTTCCGACACCAGCAGCGTGTCGGGTTCGAGCGTCATGGCGCGGGCCAGACACACCTTTTGCTGATTGCCGCCCGACAGGCGCCGCACGTGCTGGCGCGGGCCGGTGCAGCGGATGTCGAGCAGCTTGATCATCTCGAGCGCGTGCCGTCTCAGGTGCGCGCCATCGAGCAGCTGCAGTGCCGGCACCGGGCCCTTGTGCAGGAAGCGCCCCTGCGCCTCGATCGCGGTCAGCGCGATGTTCAGCTCGATGCTCTCGTCGGGCAGGATCCCGACACCGCGGCGATCCTCGCTCACGAACGCGAGCCGCTGGTGGATGGCGCCGCGCGAATCGTTGAGCGCGAGTGAGCGGCCCTGCTTTCGCACCGTGCCGCGCGCCGGATAGAGCCCCATCAATCCGTTCGCGATCCCGATCTTGCCGTGGCCGGCGAGGCCGGCGAGCCCCAGGATCTCTCCCTTGCGAAGCGTGAACGAGACGTCCTCGACGCGTTCGCCCGGCATGTCGACGGCGAGGTGTTCGACTTCGAGGATCGGCTCGGCCCGCGATTCCTCGCCGAGATCGCTGCGCGCCCGCACCGCCGCCGGACGACCCACCATCAGTTCGGCGATGCGTCCGACGGTGGTGGTCTTCGGATCCAGCGTGCCCACCAGTTCGCCGTCGCGCAACACCGTGATGTCGTCGGCGATCGACAGCACCTCGTCGAGCCGGTGCGTGATGAACAGCAGCCCGAGGCCCTTGGCCGCGAGCGACTTCATCACCGCCAGCAGGCGCTCGGCATCGCTCTCGGTCAGCACCGCGGTCGGTTCGTCGAAGATCAGCAGGCGGATCTTCTCCTTGTCCACCTCGCGCGCGATCTCGATGAACTGAAGGTGGCCGACCGGCATCCCGGCCACCACCGCCCACTCCTCGACATTCAGGCCCACGCGGTCGAGAGCCGCCCGCGCGTCACGCCCGATGCGGGTGCGATCGAGCGTTTCCAGGTTGCGCCCCAGCAGTCGCGAGACGGGATTGGCGCGCGTCGGCTCGCGGTTGAGCTTGATGTTCTCCGCGACCGAGAAGCCCGGGATCAGCATGAACTCCTGATGCACCATGCCGATGCCGGCCGCCATCGCGTCTTCGGGCTGCGAAAAACTCACCTCGCGGCCGTCGAGCAACACCTGGCCCTGATAGCCGCCGGTCTCTCGAATCACCGGCATGCCGAACAGCACGTTCATCAGCGTGCTCTTGCCGGCACCGTTCTCTCCGACGAGCGCGTGGATGGTGCCGGGACGCACCACCAGCGAAACGCCCTTCAGCACGCGGTTGCCGTAGTACTCCTTGGCGATACCGCGCAGCTCGAGAACCGGTGTGCTCATGAAGGCGGGAGGCCTGGTCGACAGCAGGAGGGAGTCGAGGCTCGCATGAGCCCCGG
It contains:
- a CDS encoding sugar ABC transporter ATP-binding protein, which encodes MSTPVLELRGIAKEYYGNRVLKGVSLVVRPGTIHALVGENGAGKSTLMNVLFGMPVIRETGGYQGQVLLDGREVSFSQPEDAMAAGIGMVHQEFMLIPGFSVAENIKLNREPTRANPVSRLLGRNLETLDRTRIGRDARAALDRVGLNVEEWAVVAGMPVGHLQFIEIAREVDKEKIRLLIFDEPTAVLTESDAERLLAVMKSLAAKGLGLLFITHRLDEVLSIADDITVLRDGELVGTLDPKTTTVGRIAELMVGRPAAVRARSDLGEESRAEPILEVEHLAVDMPGERVEDVSFTLRKGEILGLAGLAGHGKIGIANGLMGLYPARGTVRKQGRSLALNDSRGAIHQRLAFVSEDRRGVGILPDESIELNIALTAIEAQGRFLHKGPVPALQLLDGAHLRRHALEMIKLLDIRCTGPRQHVRRLSGGNQQKVCLARAMTLEPDTLLVSEPTRGIDIGAKELVLGILRDLNTTQGISLIVTSSELAELRALCDRIAIVYHGRIVATLPSDASDQAFGLAMAGEVGHAHA
- a CDS encoding ABC transporter permease — translated: MAVLARSAVPLLFAVLCLFGILAAHITPEYLAREMLVRFSRNSLLVLSLLIPILAGLGLNFGIVVGAMAGQIGAILVTHWKIGGIGGFALACAVATPIAIVFGIGTGWLFNRAKGREMVTGLIAGFFANGFYQLVFLFAIGALIPFSDPGMVLPQGFGLRNTVDLIGIQYAVDDLIKVQMHLGGSPIRVPVASFLFIGVFCLFNLFFLRTKLGQQLRAMGQDAHVAGIAGIAVERNRVIATVLSTIFAAWGQLFFLQNLGTLNTYSSHEQVGMFSIAALLVSGATVTRASVGQALIGTILFHTLFVVSPLAGKALLGDAQIGEYFRVFVAYAVITVALVLHAWQKRRG
- a CDS encoding ABC transporter permease codes for the protein MRDVLREHLREIGFPRLMIGAFLVILFGVAVVTRMDIASLITDSLLRVGRNGLLVLALLPAIQGGIGLNFGLPIGIICGLVSCVIALNSGLTGWAALGISAALGVAFAIPAGLAYGWLLNRTRGQEMMVGTYLGFAVVSAMSIFWITAPFTNPTLIWSIGGRGLRTTLTLSGVYDKILDRLWAFELWGVRVPTGTFVMLALACALVALFFRSRAGISIMAARSNPRFALAAGISDTRTRVQAAVLSTVIAALGIVVFAQSYGFLQLYTAPLLMAFPAVACILIGGASVQRASLTHVIVGTLLFQTILTVALPVTSQVVQGDISETARLIIQNGMILYALTRRGDR